The Streptomyces sp. NBC_00459 DNA segment ATAGCGGAGGCTGGGCACATGACCCGAGCACTGATCGTCATCGATGTCCAGGAGTCCTTCCGCGCCCACCCGCTGTGGGAGACCATCTCCGACCCGAAGATCGCCGACAAGGTCAGCCGACTGGTGCGGCTGGCCCGGCGGGCCGGGGACCTGGTGGTGTGGGTACTGCACACCGAGCCCGGGAGCGGCGATACCTTCGACCCCGCCCTCGGTCACGTCCGGCTGCTGGAGGAGCTGGGGCGGCCGGAGGACGGCGAGCCGGTGATCCACAAGACCTCGCACAACTCCTTCACCACCACCAACCTGCAGCAACGCCTCACCGAGCACGGGGTCCGCGAACTCACCGTCTGCGGCATCCGCACCGAGCAGTGCGTGGAGACCACCGCCCGCGTGGCGAGCGACCTCGGCTACCAGGTCACCTTCGTCGTCGACGCGACCGCCACCAACCCGATCCCGCACCGCGACGCCCCCGCCGACCAGAGCGTCGCCGAACTGCTCGCCGACCCCCGTACCCTGTCCGCCGACGAGATCATCCGGCGCACCGAGTACGCCCTCGCCGGCCGCTTCGCCACCATCGCGACGGTCGACGAGGTGGAGGCCGCGGCGGAGCTCCCGGCATGACGGCCGTTCTTCCGGCATGATGACCGAATCGTGAGCCACATCGTCTTCTTCCTGGTGCCCGGAGTCCACCTGCTGGACCTGGCCGGCCCCGCGCAGGTCTTCTCCACCGCAGCCGACTTCGGGCACCCCTACGCCCTCACCTATGTCGCCGAGCGGCCGGAGGTCCCCACAGCTCAGGGACTGCCCCTGGTGGCGAGCCTCGACTGGCCCGAACTCGGGCCCGAGGACCTGATCGTGGTCCCGGGCTGGCGGACGGTCACCCTGGCCGACTCGCCCGCCATCGCCGACGCCTCCCTGGAGGTCCTGCGGGACCACCACACCAGGGGCGGAACGGTGGCCAGCGTCTGTGCCGGAGCGGAGGCGCTCGGGCGGGCCGGTCTGCTCAAGGGCCGTCGCTGCACCACCCATCACGACGTGCAGGACGAGCTGGCCCTGCGTCACCCCGGGGCGGTCGTCGTCCGCGACGTCCTGTTCACCGCCGACGACCGGGTGATCACCTCGGCCGGTATCGCCAGTGGCATCGATCTGGCCCTCCATCTCGTCGCCGGCCGGCACGGGCCCGCCGTCGCCGCCCAGGTCGCCCGGGACATGGTCGTCTACGCCCGCCGCAACGGCCACGAGCCGCAGACCAGCGCGATGTTCCGGCACCGGTCCCACCTCGACGACACCGTGCACCGCGCCCAGGACCTCATCGACACCCGCTTCGACCAACCGCTGCCGCTGCCCCACCTGGCCGCGGCCGTCGGCGTCAGCGAACGCACCCTCACCCGGCTCTTCGGCCGCGCCACCGGCCTCACCCCGCTGCGCTACCAGCAGACTCTGCGCCTGGAACGCGCCGAGCATCTCATCAGCCACGGCGCCACGGTCGACGCCGCCGCCCACTCGGTCGGCTTCGAGGACGCCCGCATGCTGCGCCGCCTGCGCGCCCGCGCGGCGTGACGGGACATGGGCATGGCCATAGTCATAGGCGTGCCCATGCCCATGCCCGTGGCGCTGCTGCCGCTCTCCTCCTCCACCTGGTACCGACGCGTCAGCCTGCCTGCTCGCGCGGCGCCAGCCACTCCTGGAGTTCGATCAGGTTTCCTTCCGGGTCCTCCAGGTAGGCGACTCGCATCCGGTCGCCCATCGGGGCCGGGGTCCGGGTGAAGTCCGCCCCGCGGGCGGTGAGTTCGGCGTGTGTGGCGTCCAGGTCGTCCACCCGCAGCACCACCAGTGCGCGGTGTCCGGCCGGCTCCGCCCCCAGCCGCTCCAGTACGCCGGCCATCTGCGCCCGGTCCTGCAGTGCGATCGCCGCGTGCCCGGTGTCGGGGCTGAGCTTGGCGTACGGGCCGCTCTCGGCCTCGAACTGCGGCTTGAGCCCGAGCACGTCCCGGTAGAAGCGGTAGACGGCGGGGAAGTCGGACACCAGCAGGCGTATCTGGGTGAGTTCCATACCGATCTTTCTAGTCCAGAGAGCGAGGCGGCGGGAGAGCGGGAGGCAGATGCCCCGTACCCCGTCGAGGTCGCTTCAGGTCGCCGCCGGTCTCTGTCCGTGGGCGATGACCTCCGTGCCGTGAGCGGGCCCTCCCGGTGTGATCACGCGCGGTCCGCGCGGACGAGGTGCGTTGAGCGGACCCGGCCACTGACAACGCCCCCGAGGTCACCCCGTACCGAGCCCACCAGCCCACCAGCCCAGCTGCACATCCCCACCCCCCACCCCCCGTACCCTGGACCCGTGAGTACCAGCCCCGTCCCCGACGCCTCCCCCGATGCGCTGTTCGGCGCCGCCGACATCCGCGAGCTGGCCGACGTCCTCGGCGTCCGGCCCACCAAGCAGCGCGGGCAGAACTTCGTGATCGACGCCAACACCGTCCGCCGTATCGTGCGCACCGCCGGTGTGCGGCCCGACGACGTGGTCGTCGAGGTCGGGCCGGGGCTCGGGTCCCTCACCCTCGCGCTGCTGGAGGCCGCCGACCGGGTCGTCGCCGTCGAGATCGACGACGTGCTCGCGGGCGCGCTGCCCGCCACCGTCGCCGCTCGGATGCCCGGCCGCGCGGACCGGTTCTCGCTGGTGCACTCCGACGCCATGCGCGTCACCGAACTGCCGGGCCCCCCGCCCACCGCACTGGTCGCGAATCTCCCGTACAACGTCGCGGTGCCCGTGCTGCTGCACATGCTGGAGACGTTCCCGAGCATCGAGCGGACCCTCGTCATGGTGCAGGCGGAGGTCGCCGACCGGCTCGCCGCGCCGCCCGGGTCGAAGGTGTACGGCGTCCCGTCCGTGAAGGCCAACTGGTACGCCGAGGTCAAGCGCGCCGGTTCCATCGGCCGCAACGTCTTCTGGCCCGCGCCCAATGTCGACAGCGGGCTCGTCTCGCTCGTCCGGCGGGCCGAGCCGCTGAAGACGACCGCCGAGCGGCGCGAGGTGTTCGCCGTCGTCGACGCCGCCTTCGCCCAGCGGCGCAAGACCCTGCGCGCCGCGCTCGCCGGTTGGGCCGGATCGGCCGCCGCCGCCGAGAGCGCCCTCGTCGCCGCCGGTGTCTCCCCGCAGGCCCGCGGCGAGTCCCTGAGCGTCGAGGAGTTCGTCCGCATCGCGGAGAACAAGGTCCAGGAGGACAAGGTCCAGCAGCAGAACAGTGGCGACGAGGAGTCCGGGCAGCTGTGAGCGTCACCGTTCGGGTTCCTGCCAAGGTCAACGTCCAGCTCGCGGTGGGTGCCGCGCGTCCCGACGGCTTCCACGACCTCGCCAACGTCTTCCTCGCCGTCGGCCTCTTCGACGAGGTGACCGTCACCCCGGCAGCGGAACTCCGGATCACCTGTGACGGGCCCGACGCCGCTCAAGTCCCCCTCGACGGTACGAATCTCGCCGCCCGCGCCGCCGTCGCACTCGCCGAGCGGTACGGCCGTACGCCCGATGTGCACATCCACATCGCCAAGGACATCCCCGTCGCGGGTGGGATGGCGGGCGGCAGCGCGGATGGCGCCGGTGCGCTGCTCGCCTGTGACGCGCTGTGGGGGACCGGGGCCTCGCGTGTCGAACTCCTCGACATCTGCGCCGAGTTGGGCAGCGATGTGCCTTTCAGCCTGGTGGGCGGGGCCGCGCTCGGGATCGGGCGCGGGGAGAAGCTGACGGTCCTGGAGACCGGTGGCACCTTCCACTGGGTGTTCGCGATGGCGGAGCGCGGGCTGTCGACGCCGGCCGTGTTCCGGGAGTTCGACCGGCTGGTCGCGGACAGTGACGTTCCGGTGCCGGTCGCCTCGCCGGAACTCCTCGACGCGCTCGCCAAGGGCGACCCCGACGCGCTCGCCGCGTCCGTCTCCAACGACCTCCAGCCCGCCGCCCTCTCCCTCTTCCCGGCCCTCGCCGACACCCTCGCCGCAGGCCGTGCGGCGGGCGCGCTGGCCGCGCTGGTCTCGGGTTCCGGTCCGACGACGGCGTTCCTCGCCCGGGACGCGGAGGCCGCGCGGCAGGTGGAGCGGGCGCTGTCGGCGTCCGGTACCTGCCGGGCCGTACGAGTGACCTCGGGGCCTGTACCGGGTGCCAGGGTGCTGTGACAGCGCGTACGCGACGGCTGCCCCATTTGCCGGACCCGCACAGGGAATTCACCGTTCCTTGGCCTGGACCTGCGCGGGTGGGGCGGGCGTGACGAGTAGGGTTTCTTTCAACTTCAAGCACTCGCCGTCCGCCACAAGTCTTCGCTGAGGCCCAGGAGTTCACCGAATTCCAGAGTGCGTGCACGGCGTGGGGTCCCCCTTGAGTTGCCAACTCCCCCAGCACTTCGGAAGGCATCTCCGTGTCAGTACCTCCCCCCTCCTCGTCCTCTTCCTCTCCGGCTCCCTCCCATCGCCGGAAGGTCCCCCTCACCCGGCGCGGCGTGATCGGTGCCGCGGGCGCCGTCGCCGTCGGCGGTGCGCTGACCCCGGTGGTCTTCGCGGCCACCAACGGTGAGGACTCCGCCTCCGGTACGACGGACGGCGCATCCGGTACGTCCGCCACGTCCGGTACCGCGGGGACCGAGCCGCAGAAGTTCCCGGCCACCC contains these protein-coding regions:
- a CDS encoding isochorismatase family protein; translated protein: MTRALIVIDVQESFRAHPLWETISDPKIADKVSRLVRLARRAGDLVVWVLHTEPGSGDTFDPALGHVRLLEELGRPEDGEPVIHKTSHNSFTTTNLQQRLTEHGVRELTVCGIRTEQCVETTARVASDLGYQVTFVVDATATNPIPHRDAPADQSVAELLADPRTLSADEIIRRTEYALAGRFATIATVDEVEAAAELPA
- a CDS encoding GlxA family transcriptional regulator; protein product: MSHIVFFLVPGVHLLDLAGPAQVFSTAADFGHPYALTYVAERPEVPTAQGLPLVASLDWPELGPEDLIVVPGWRTVTLADSPAIADASLEVLRDHHTRGGTVASVCAGAEALGRAGLLKGRRCTTHHDVQDELALRHPGAVVVRDVLFTADDRVITSAGIASGIDLALHLVAGRHGPAVAAQVARDMVVYARRNGHEPQTSAMFRHRSHLDDTVHRAQDLIDTRFDQPLPLPHLAAAVGVSERTLTRLFGRATGLTPLRYQQTLRLERAEHLISHGATVDAAAHSVGFEDARMLRRLRARAA
- a CDS encoding VOC family protein, whose translation is MELTQIRLLVSDFPAVYRFYRDVLGLKPQFEAESGPYAKLSPDTGHAAIALQDRAQMAGVLERLGAEPAGHRALVVLRVDDLDATHAELTARGADFTRTPAPMGDRMRVAYLEDPEGNLIELQEWLAPREQAG
- the rsmA gene encoding 16S rRNA (adenine(1518)-N(6)/adenine(1519)-N(6))-dimethyltransferase RsmA; the protein is MSTSPVPDASPDALFGAADIRELADVLGVRPTKQRGQNFVIDANTVRRIVRTAGVRPDDVVVEVGPGLGSLTLALLEAADRVVAVEIDDVLAGALPATVAARMPGRADRFSLVHSDAMRVTELPGPPPTALVANLPYNVAVPVLLHMLETFPSIERTLVMVQAEVADRLAAPPGSKVYGVPSVKANWYAEVKRAGSIGRNVFWPAPNVDSGLVSLVRRAEPLKTTAERREVFAVVDAAFAQRRKTLRAALAGWAGSAAAAESALVAAGVSPQARGESLSVEEFVRIAENKVQEDKVQQQNSGDEESGQL
- a CDS encoding 4-(cytidine 5'-diphospho)-2-C-methyl-D-erythritol kinase, whose product is MSVTVRVPAKVNVQLAVGAARPDGFHDLANVFLAVGLFDEVTVTPAAELRITCDGPDAAQVPLDGTNLAARAAVALAERYGRTPDVHIHIAKDIPVAGGMAGGSADGAGALLACDALWGTGASRVELLDICAELGSDVPFSLVGGAALGIGRGEKLTVLETGGTFHWVFAMAERGLSTPAVFREFDRLVADSDVPVPVASPELLDALAKGDPDALAASVSNDLQPAALSLFPALADTLAAGRAAGALAALVSGSGPTTAFLARDAEAARQVERALSASGTCRAVRVTSGPVPGARVL